Part of the Lycium ferocissimum isolate CSIRO_LF1 chromosome 6, AGI_CSIRO_Lferr_CH_V1, whole genome shotgun sequence genome, CATTGCTTGTTTGGGATGCAATTGCCTTTGGCCTTTCATCACAGGTTGATCAAGTTGCTGACCCTCTTGAATTGCTCCTGAGGtcattttacattctttattgACTTTTTATCAAGTGCATTACCAAGTCTTAACTGATATGAGCGTCTTGACTTGCTATCTTTTAAAGGACAGTTTTCTTACACAATACATTTTCAGGGTGAAATGGAGTGGAATGTCATATATGGTACAAGCATTCTCTCTTCTAGCTGTGGGAACATCCCTAATTGGTACTCTTCTAAGTTTCTCAGAGTTTCTCAAGGAGCAACTCAATAACCTTAACCTGCAACCAGATGTATCCACAAGATCAGATTTACAGGTAACATTTGGGATTTTAGTGTTTAGTGTCTGATTCTCAAAGAAAGAGTATCTAAGTACTTGAATCTTAATTCCTAGCAGAGATCAAATTCTCAGCTCCGTCTAAGAAAATGGTGGAGAAGAAACAATTTAGGCTTCACAGCAACAGCAATTGCCATCGCTCCCCCTCTTCTTGTGTCGACAACAATTCCAGATGCATTTTCCGCTGCCACAGATATAGCAGTGAGTTTAAATTCTCACGTCCCATTCAATAAAGCTAGCTAACATTAGAAAGCTCTTTTgatattgatgcttcattataaTGTAATGTTTGCAGGGCGGTTACTgcatgacaagttatatggcATCCTACGGCTATGCATAATAGTGAAGGAAACGACAGTGAAAAGATAAAATCAAGAGCAAAACCTGCCCTCCTCTCTACAGGATTAGTTGCTTGTGGTATAGTTGTAGTGCAAATTCTTCAAGACCTCTCTATGTTGCATTCGTGAAGTGCATCAGACTGATGCTAGACATTGTAAATAATGTAACTAGAGAATGAAATATCTTCTCAAGATCGTAGAAAGGAAAAGCATCTTGAGACTGCACATTTATCAACAGAAAGACAGTCTCACTCCTTTTTTACAGCTGCATCACTTCGTACAACATTAAACATGCAGAGACAAGGTCATTACGTAACTCGGATTCTAGATAAATAAGAAACTGCCATGACTAGACACTGAACCTTGGTTTCTGATCTTAAGTTTACAAACACAGGTAGAAAGGAGCTCGAATGAGCTGTGCTTTATTCAACAGaccaagaaaataaataatgacAACATACAATACAAATGGTGAACATCCATCGGACTCATCAAGCAAGAGCACCATAAGTAGGGGGGGAGCATAAATCGGCAAAATGACATTAAGCTTGACCCACTGCATCCACAGAAGATCTTAGTTCTTCACTGTGGTTACATGCCTCAGAAGCATCTGGACAACATCAGAGGAGACTCTTGACGCTTCAGTCTGCAGGTGCTCGATCTTTTCATTTGTTTCTGCCTCAAGACGTTTGACATTAGCACCTGAGTCACCACTAGTCTGTAAACAACAGAAATCAGGAACCATGCTTCGTCAATGATAGAGAAAAGAAGTCAAACCCATTGCCCAAAACATCCCCTTTCACCGACGACCCCACAAGGGcagagaacaacaacaacaacaacatacccagtgtaatcccacaagtggggtctggggagggtaggatgtgtgcagaccttacctctacctttgtggggAGTAGAGAGGCTATTTCTGATAAGACCCTCGACTCAAAGACagagaagttggaaaatagATGCACTTCTAAATGAGGCTATCGTTACAGTCAGCAATTGAGGGTTAAATTTGGACGGACTTTTTCTATCACCACTTAGAAACATGCTAGAGCAAAAAGTAACCATATTTAAAAATCTAGGAGGACAAGAAAACATATAGATGGGTTTGCTCAAAAGGCAACAATGTAATACGTTTCTTATCCTTTTGGCTAAGATCAAGTGTAAAATGCAGCAAGTAAATTGTAAGGCATTTAAAAGGAGGACAAGATCTGGGAGAAGTCATGATTTCTGCGGACATACAAGTTGATACCATTCTTGTGCGAATGGGATCTTCTAGAAACTATTTGTTTCCTAGTTACCTGCTCAAGCTTTCTCTTAAACTCAGCCTCCATGTAAGCACGGAATTCAGCTATCTCTTTCTCGGCTTCTTCCTTGGCCTGCTTCAATCTAGCCTGTTTAGCTGCACATGAAACTCACGTTAGCACACATGCCCCATTTATAAACCTAAGCCCAAGCATTCACAGTGTGCCAAATGATAAGGTCAAGAAGACCGGAGACACAGCTTATACTATAAGTTAGACAAAAGAAATATAAGATACCAAGCTATGAcatttcatttttgtttgatcagttaAGAGAAAGATATCAAACTATAAGCGTTTGGTCAACAATTTTGCCAACTACAAGTCTACAACTCAATTATTACCTAAAACTGTTAACACAACTAGCTTATGCTATCTCTAGGCAATGAAAGCATACAAAGGCAATAAGCATGCATAACACGACaggacaaataaaagtgcaccATAATGGAGACGGAAAGTATCATAGCGATATGAATTTGCAGCAACGGAGACAAGACTTGCAAATAGCTTATGGATATTGGCCAATATTTCCCCTAATTGCTAGGTGAGGAGTGTAGTTAAACCAACAAAGTTCCAGGTCAAAAAGTAAGAAAACTGGATCCCTAAAGGAGGTAAAAGCAATTACCAGTCCTGGCAGTATTGACGATGTGTTGGGCTTCCTGCTCGGCAGCTAAAAGTTGTTGAATTCCATTCTGGCCAGCCCTGCTAGATTCCATTCTCGTCTATAAAACTCAAACAACTGCAATGAAGAATGAAATGTATCTCTTCAAGACTCTGGATAACATTTGAGACATAACAACTAATTATCAGAAATTAACATGAATTACCATGCATGAAAATATATCCAGAAAGAAAAGTCATAAAATCTGTATTGCAACATTAAGATCGACTTTGTCAAGAAAAGATTTATAAGCAATGGGTATTCAGTTAAtttaatagtaataacatcgtAAGCTTAATAAGATTGTGAGTCAAACAGAAAAACCACAAGCAGTTAATCTATCGCACTATCAGATTCCAAGAGTAGAATAGCATGTGttttagtttatatatttttgcAGGAGAAGACATTAAACATCTATTATTGATTTATTATATAGAGCACAGTGACACATCTATTATGGTATATGGTGTGGaacctttttgttttcttgtacaTTTTTGGAGCAAGTATGAAATTCCAATTACTGTCGACACTTTATTTGTTTTCATGGAGTCATGTCTTTGTGTAAGATTCTCTATAATTTTTGTACACATTTATAGATgggaattttccattttaatcAATTTTGATTAAACGTATACGGCTGATTACTCAAAGAGGCAAACGAATGTTGACATGGATCCTATGCAGGACGgggtaaatatatgcatttccACTTTCCAATGTAAACATATTTTGGTCAATAATTTTatgctataattttttttagtgttgATGGCTTTATCAGGTCATAGAAATTTCAGAATAGTGTTTTGGCACCAGTTCTTGACTTCTTATAGTAGTTTATCACCCATCTTTCCACTCCTACTTAAATGATTAAGAATTTGTAGTCCAATATTTACTAGTTCCAAACCTAACCAATCTAGAATAATCAACTTGGAGCTAACGGATTAAAAGATTATGCGCTAAATAGTAAATAAGCAGAGAAAGCTATTATCATTCTTTTCTCAAAACACAATCTTTCTACTCAAGCAACTATTTTCTAATCTTAGAAGTTAGGATTCATCCAGgtttccttcctttcttttcatccTTTCTCTTCTTCATCCACTCTTTGGTTAGACGCAATCTACCCAATCTTGGTAAGCCCGATTCATAACGTAACACCAAAACCTGTATCCACAATGTGTCATGTCAACAGGAGGCTAGTATACTTTCTACTATATCCCATCTTAGCCTCAGTTCTACCTTAGACAAAAATTACCGGTtcgttctctctctctctcttcttaaaCTTAACAGTATGAAACCTTGATATCAAGTACATATGGAGCGTGAACGATCAGCTGATTCAGTCCATGACCTATAACTTAATGTAATTGGATTAAAGAACTTGAATAACAGGATTCCAAGAGTCGTTTAAACgcttcttacttttttttttttcctagtcAAATAAAAATTTGGAACCATAAAGCTGAACACTAGTAGTGtggaaaaattcttttttttttttttcaattaaaccCTTTACATTtgaattaaagaaacaaaaactGGATCTTTAAAAGTTTATTGTGGACGAAAAATTACTTTCAAACTCCAAAGTAAACCACAAGATCCCTGCCATCAGAGACACCAAATTGTAAAGTTTAAAAGCAAGGCAAGAAAAACAATtactaatactccctctgtttcaatttgtttgtcttactttctttttcagtccatttaaaaaaatgcatctttccttttttggcaactctttaattccaactttccacatgtTCAACaccacaagattaaagaacATTGGTACATGTTACAtctctttagtttaagaccacaagattcaaaaatcttctttactttcttaaactttgtgtcaagtcaaaaccagacaaataaaataaaacaaagagaGTACTAATACTTCTAAAATTTATGATCTAAATCAAACCTTAGacatttgtgtgactataaatcatttcattaagagtaaaaagaaaattttaaagtgaagttatttcgaattaaaaaaatgcaacattctttttggaacagattaaaaagaaaagggtgTCACATAACTTGAGACAGAGGGGAGTACTATATACTTCCATCATCAGATCATGATAAAAAGCAGCTTATGAAAATGGACCGCCAccacataatatataaaaaaaaaaaaaacggaaaaTTCAAATCTGGATCAGAAACCTATAAACATGAGGCAGGACAGTGAAAACAGATAGAGTAATTATTATTACAAGGTAAAATCTTCCTAAAATCACTTCAACAGGAACTATATATTCGTCATTACGTAACAAGTCAAACAGAAGAAAAAATCAAGTTGACTTAAACAAAAGATCGGAGTAAAAAACAATGGTCAAAACAAGTCAAATTACAATTGGATCCAGATCTAGTCCAGAAAATGAGATCCCTAATGCTAAAAAGCATTTTGATGTCTACTAATACAAGAGAGAAAAAGGGAAAGTTGagtgaaagaagaaaaggagagTACCTTTGTTTGTGGAATTGGAGTTGAGAATTGGCTTCAGAGAAAGTTTGAGGCCTTTCTTTGGATTTTGTTTCACAAGAGACTACCTACCATACACCTTATATTTGGACtatatttttctcttctcttttttcctttttgcctaTTTTTTTGGACATCTGACAAAAGATGGACCTATTGGGCGATAGACACGTCAGTGcattcaaattaataatatttccaTTTCACTTGTAGCTCAAAATATACCCCTTGTTCTATTGCAAATAGTTCAAATATATCTCTTTATACTTTctgtccaaatatacccctttcatTATATTTTGGCATAAATTTGCTCTTGATTTTGACGGAGAAACAAGTGGTACGCTCAGAATTAAAtaaccaacaaaaacaacatatccaatttaatcccacaagtgggtctgTGAAGGAtagtgtacgcaaaccttacccctaccttggcaggtagagaggctgtttctgatagaccctcagctcaagtaAAGCAGAAACGACATCAGGATAGCATGAAAAGTAAAACTAAAGAGAAAGAGACAAGTAGTAAtagaaaactaaaaataaaacatgacGGAAATAATATTGATCCtataagaaaggaaaataatactaatcctaCTACTAGCCTTCAACCCTAATCCTCAACCACCACACCCTCCTATCTAGTTTCATATCCTCGATAAGCTGAAGATTTGTCATATCCTGCCTAATATCCTCTACCTCTACTCTAGCCTTCCATCGCCAgtctctcacacctcctcactgAGCGTCTATGCCTCTCCTATGGACATGtccgaaccatctcagcctTACCTCCTGTATCTTGTACACCACgggggtgttacacctcgaaaaaatttctgttaatgcacagtgaataggctaacgaagagcacgaagtatatggtatttcgataagtaagagatagcatttgatgaccctaattgagatttcaaagacattcgaggtaagaggagaaagtttgccacgagaaggcaaggcatacgatatgtatcggaaaagatttacgagtaacaagttaatgatgatttaatagtGTCTGGGAGAAGAGATATAACgttccttagattgttaatgaggtgttaagcaagtatcaagaaggttccataaggattggaggtcaaacgaagtgacgaaaacaagatcagagaaaagatgggttatacggccggttatacggcccgtataatgttatacagaccgtataatggtccgcagaattgtcacagtgaaggtccctcactgatgggattatacggtcacttatacggaccgtataatgtgccgtataatggtcacagaaaCGAGATGTTGAAGGGGTGATTTCACGGTCACCACTATATATACCGTATGAGCGTCCGTATATTTTCCCCGACGGATcgatttttaagttattaaaaaggggactaagttcattatttcatttcatttttcacctcttctctctctctaacacttctcccacaaaaaaaattcaaggaatattagtgatcaacttcatcaaactaagtgaatcaagtgtaagaaacccattaaagttcatccaagacaagaatccaagtgaaggagaaactagggttttgctcaagtgaagtgtttgcacccaagggtcattcctacaccatctaaggtaaattttatggtatttccatgttgtttaaggtattgaaagttgaaacacttggattgtagaaggatatagaaaatgggtcatgaatgtaggaatagtgtcatttttgagtaatagtttggattgagtcatgattcttgatgtgttgtgattatggttatgttataaatgatgttaagaacacgggatagacattgtatatgaagggatgtaatcgtgtgctatgaccatgaatatggatgattggaagtgaattgagaagtaaggataatgtatgTGAATAAAGAGTATTGTTATGACGttgagaatgttattattgatgtttgggagttgatatatgatatagaggaagtcgtataaataaaggagatgcggtccaattttctctagctttagtcatgtatgctaagctatcgattttctaatgatagtataactctaatgaaggtgaaaacgtgagcattgaaggagaacgtgcaagtgatagaatagttgaacggaaaggtatgtaaggctaacccttctttcatcaggcatggttctttggccaaatatctattcttctatgagcctatgatgtcctccaaatgattctatctttaagagctactaagcttatgattctcgatatgacaCGATTGTGCTAAATTCCtcctatgatgagtaatcctctaaggatagatataATGAACGATGATactaatgatgctaaagatgcttatgagcttttatgtatatgtgtctatgtatgactattatgtatatatatatatatattgcgcgcaccactgcagttgggtatggataaccctgagccttggtagggccaggtatgtataaccctgagccttggtagggccaggtatgtgaaacaccgaaccttcgtggtcgggtatgctatgtaaatgctatgtatatgatatgaatatgaatacgaatatgctatgactacgtaaatgctatgtatatgaatatgtaaatgaatgcgagtatgaatgggaatatgactacgaatacgaatatggatatggaatgtaaacgagatcggatatggatatggatgtatgtacacaatcacgcattagaaatggaaagtccctatgaaaagaaagtaagtgtttatgacgatgatactactatctcctatcctatgctatttcttatattgtctattatgctttcataatgatgttaattatgctttacatactcggtacattcttcgtgcgcgtccttttgtttgtagaATATTCGTCATGCCGCCAGTggcagggagacagacttgatccatagctttattactcagggactacatagcggagctccatttcattcggagctacaacttttggtacttattattttgtgtacatatttatgggcatggcggtccctgtccctttatatatatgacatactctctaaggctcgtagacatgtgtatatggttagatgtgtttggcaagctatattttggatatcattttgttagcctcgtcggcttatgtacatccttataggcattgttattgatgtatatatatatatatatatatatatatgtgtgtgtgtgtgtgtgtgtgtgtgtgtgtgtgtgtgtgtgtgtattgttgcccattagaattagtatgaataatggatgaaaagtatgatttagctatgtggcttacctagatgtaaatgtgaaagtatgttaagaggtgcccgggtgggttagcaccgggtgcccgtcgcggccctccggttgggtcgtgacaggaggCCACTCCTACCTTGTCctgattttcttcatttctctccTAATAAGCCCACGTATCCATCTCAACATCCTATTttcgcaactttcatcttctaGATATAAAAGTTCTTGGCTGGCCAACACTTCGCCCCATACAACAGCATCGGTCCAACCACGATTTtgtagaacttacctttaagttttggtagcaccttcttatcacacataACAACAGGTGAAAGCCTCCATCTCAACCACCTTGCTctaatacgatgtgtgacatcctCGTCAATCTCCCCATTACCTTGAATTATAGCCCCAAGGTAGTTGAAACTCACTTTCCTTGGGAGGACTTAGGAATCCAGCCTTACTTCCACGTTAGCGTCACTCAGCACCACACTGAACTTGCAATCCACATACGCTGGATTATTCTTGCTCAACCTAAAAAATTTAAACTCCATAGTTTGTCTCCAAACTTCCAACCTGACGTTCACTTCGCGCTGCGTCTCGTCTATCAATACAATATCATCCGCAAATAATATGTACCATGACACCTCCCcttgaataaaattaaataacttATCCCCAATTTTAATTACCTGATTTCCTTAGAAATTTACTCGTTTAACCCATCCCTAACCCAATTCCTTCACTTTGACTTCTGTTCTTTTCATGCTacagagaagaagaagaagaagaagaagaagaagaagaagaagaagaagaagaagaagaagatgatgatgatgatgatgatgatgatgatgataatgatgatgatgatgatgaaaaggCAGGAAGATGTAAGATCATTGGAAGCATGATGAAAAGGCAGGAAGATGTAAGATCATTGGAAGCATGAGTAATTCTTGCCTCTAACACAACatctttttggttttggtttacTTTGATTACATGTTGAAGATTGCCTAAAATTATAAATCTTTGGAAAGTAATGGGTTATTGGGGTTGGAACAGTTTTGTAGGAAATGAAAATACCTTGATATTcagcttttctttttatttatttgaacaCCATGAAAGATTAAAAATGGCATGATGctttagatttttatttattgCATCTAAAATATTGTTCGGTCCTTAGTGGTTCTGCCTTGATATTTTAACCTGCTTTGAACCTCTTTTGCAATCTCTTTCTTGGTAAAAggattttttctttctattgaTTGTCTTGCACTGACCTCAACTTGCTTAGAATCTAGGTATAGTAGTAGATGCTGTTATGGTGGATCTGCACAGCGTTTCTTGTAAAGTCCTGACAGGTCACATAAAAATAAATGTGTTTAGCTTTCCCCCTTTTCATGCTACAGGGAAGaagatgaaaataaaagaactcAAAGTGGGAGGAACGGGTCAGGGATGGGTTTCTAAGAAAATtgggtatttaaaattgggagTGGGCTATTTGATTTTGAGCTTGCCACGTGTCTCTCCGTcaaaattaagggcaaatttgtgCCAAAGCATAATAGGAGGGTTATATTTGGATCGAAAGTATAAGAGGGTATTGTAATACCTCAGACTTCTCAACGTACCTAAGATTAAGTTGAAGTCGATGAGGTTACTTGAATATAGAGGAATAAGGGTATAGTTGCTGCTTAAGGTGAAAGTGTATGCAAATGTTAAGTCTAGTTAAGGTAAATGAGATTCATAAACGAATGAGGCGtctgatgtgccgtgaaattatggcacattcgatactttttggctataagttttacttatttttgagCAAGTCTAGGTcgtttttgatgtgtttgtgacatgttGCGGTGTTTAACCGTGATTCGAGAGCAAGTCGTGAAAATGGAGTGAAAAAGATGTTCGAAAGAGAAATTTCTGATCAAGAGAGTTATACGGAGGAAAATACGGACTGTAGAATattcacggtccgtaaatccCATCTTACATGCTCAACAGAATGAGTCTTTGGATGAAGCAAATGTCCGAGCaaaagtacggaccgtataatatttacggtccgtaaaatccACCGTATATTGGTTCCAGAAGAGTTGTTAAGACAAAGAGATTTACGggcaagttatacggaccgtataatatttacggtccgtgaaagttgATCGTACATTGGACCACTGGAGAGATTTCACGGAAGGCTTCCAttgattctacggaccgtataaaaagtacggtccgtacattggtccGTCGAGGGCAATTTTGTCGATCCCGCTTTTGCACGGTtttgactcttataaataccgATTTTAGGTTTCTGTATTATCATTCATTACGAATTcagttttctttttccttagtATTAGCACTCATATTTTGAAGTCTTTTggagattacaaacaattaGAATTCAAgtctcttcaattccaaacaatcaattgtaagcattatgttTTCTATTACTGCTTATTATTCTTCtccttctatgagtagctaatttcccttactagggttgtgaacccaattgatgggtgttttgtgattgggttgtgattgatagagacataatggattattagggtttgtttattcttcattcttcattcataattaatggttgcaaacattgattaacgCTATAAcccttgatttatttggaaaaataattagggttggtaagaataaacaacaagaactcaaagctttaaactttgtttaataaattcactcaggaataagaagaatttacttggcatgactaatcgttcttcatagttactttcttatatttgggaaaatcatagaaagaaataatctttatttgttgggaaatagtagagattcatatagggattaaatgcattcatataatgatccattagaagtataccAAGATCAATgtccatgatcatacactctatctaacgaggacacaaccttagtttattttaccataaattcacaaccaaagcaatatttagcaattagttactaaaacacccaacttttaccaaaatcatcggattaagacattagacctaaacatagcattctaCGAATTTAGTACCCTTTTCACGccctattccctgtgggattcgaccccaaccttgttgggttactatatttgacaacgtccgcgttataccattaataggtgtaatttgagcgtatcaaattttggcgccgttgccggggaatacggttttgaaattactaaatagtgtttactttattgaagtcttttgcttattccatcacaccttgtttgctactcTGTGTAAACCAGGTGAACATGAATCGAATCGGCAAAATCAACGTGCGATAACCGGGGAATCGGTTGAACAATCGGGCTAATGATTCGGATGATGAGAATGTTTTCGATGAGCTCGTTCCGGAGGAGGATTATGCATCTACTATTGTTCGGCCTCGAGTTGGAGCTGGCAGTGAAAATTGATTCCTCTCTATATcagttgttgaagcttgagggaTACTTTCGGAACTCTACCGAAAATGACCCTCAACGTCATTTGCAGAATTTTGTGGATGTGTGTGCTAATCACATCCAGAACAATGTTCCACAAGATGCTATTCGGTTgaggttattcaaatattccttgGCTGGAGAGGCAAGAACATGGTTCGAGAAGCTGCCCCGGAATTCGATTACTTCATGGGCAGAGATGGTTGCTGCGTTTCTCACAAAATGGTACCCCCCCTAGCAAGAAGGCTGAAATTCGGGACAAGATCTATGAATTCAAGCAGCGACCGGGAGAACAATTATATGAAGCATGGGAGAGATTCAAGGATTATTTGCAAAAGAGCCCAAATCATGGTTTTTCGGAGAAcatattaatggagaagttctaccgAGGGTTAGATCCAGTGTCGCAATCAGTTGCGAATAATGCGGTGATGGTtgtttcatgaacaaatctTATCGACGGGTGACCACCATACTTAACAAGTCAACTCATAATCGGGCTTGGCACTCAAACAATGCTGATGTGGTACCGTTCGGTAGTGCTATGATCCAAAATATAGTAAAGGAGAATCAAGATACTCAGCAAACCTTGGCAgaacttgcaacaaatatttccCTGCTGAcgaagaagtttgatgaatccCAGATCAAGAAGGTCAATGTTTGTGAGGAGGAGGCAATTTTACCAAAAGGGATGTACCATACTCGAAGATGGTCCATTCCACGAAGGGCCTCCTATGCGGTATCAAGATGATAATTATGTGAATAACTCTCAAGGGGTTACCAAGAGACGAATTACCGTGGTGGTTATCGAGTCggaatcaatggagacctcaaCAAGGTCAAGGTGCTTATAACAACTCTGGGAACTACAACAATAACTATGGTGGTGCGAACCAAGGGAgctacaacaacagcaacaacttTGGGAACAAGAGTTCCAACCCTTATATACCACCGAAAGGGCAGTCAACAGAGGCAGGTAGTTCAAAGGTTGAAGCAATGCTTGAGAAGATTCTGGCAAATCAGTCTAAGTCTGAAAGAACTTTATCTGGGCTGACAGAGACAGTGGGCTCCCATACAGCAGCTATTCAGAAGCTCGAGTCACAGATGAGGGATATTTCTAGAGAGCAGCATCCTCCTAAAAAGGGAGGACTTCCGAGTGACACTATTCTAAATCCAAAGAATGGGGGAGGCGGTGTAGACCGTGTGTTTGCCATCACTActaggagtggtaaaatactccaaGGGGCTGATAAGAAGGTGATTGATCTTGAGACGATAGATGAAGAAGATGAGGTGCAGTCTGAAGCACCCATTACTGTTGATGAGATGGTTACTGACAAGAAGGGTGCTGATATTGCGGAGATAGTGAAGGCAGATGAGAACACAAGTAAGCAGCCTGTAAAAGGGGCTCTCCGCCCTTTGGCTCAGCTTTTCAAATCGACACCAACTTTTCCTCAGaggttggtgaagaagaaggaagatgctaagttcGAGAAATTTCATGATCGGTAAGCGCTATCTCTTAGTTTCCCCTTTTTGGAAGCTGTAAAGGAGATGCCCGATTTTGCTAAATATGTGAAGGATTTGC contains:
- the LOC132059632 gene encoding V-type proton ATPase subunit G 1, with amino-acid sequence MESSRAGQNGIQQLLAAEQEAQHIVNTARTAKQARLKQAKEEAEKEIAEFRAYMEAEFKRKLEQTSGDSGANVKRLEAETNEKIEHLQTEASRVSSDVVQMLLRHVTTVKN